From a region of the Alnus glutinosa chromosome 1, dhAlnGlut1.1, whole genome shotgun sequence genome:
- the LOC133870710 gene encoding porphobilinogen deaminase, chloroplastic isoform X1 has protein sequence MDAISSSLCMNQALTPPHSCPIKWCSGGSVSRVGFSSPCLSTPAFPRNCARKHSVRVIRASVAVEQQTQKTKVALIRIGTRGSPLALAQAYETRDKLMATHSELAEEGAIQIVIIKTTGDKILSQPLADIGGKGLFTKEIDEALINGEIDIAVHSMKDVPTYLPEKTILPCNLQREDVRDAFISLSAASVAELPAGSTVGTASLRRKSQILHKYPSLNVLENFRGNVQTRLKKLNEGVVQATLLALAGLKRLNMTENVTSILSIDEMLPAVAQGAIGIACRSNDSKMANFIASLNHEETRLAVACERAFLETLDGSCRTPIAGYASKDEDGNCIFKGLVASPDGTRVLETSRKGLYAVEDMIMMGKDAGKELLSRAGPGFFNC, from the exons atggatgctatttcttcttctctatGTATGAATCAGGCTCTCACCCCACCCCATTCTTGTCCAATCAAATGGTGCAGTGGTGGGTCGGTCTCACGTGTTGGGTTTTCTTCTCCATGCCTTAGCACTCCAGCTTTTCCTCGTAACTGTGCAAGAAAGCATAGTGTGAGGGTCATAAGGGCCTCTGTGGCAGTTGAGCAGCAGACCCAGAAGACCAAAGTTGCACTCATCAGGATTGGCACCCGAGGAAG CCCACTAGCTCTAGCTCAGGCTTATGAGACTAGAGATAAACTCATGGCAACACATTCAGAGCTAGCTGAAGAGGGGGCTATACAGATcgtaataataaaaacaacagGTGATAAAATACTAAGTCAGCCACTTGCAGACATAGGTGGGAAGGGCTTGTTCACTAAGGAAATAGATGAGGCACTCATAAATGGTGAAATTGACATTGCCGTCCACTCAATGAAAGATGTTCCAACTTACTTACCAGAGAAGACAATTTTACCATGTAACCTTCAGCGTGAGGATGTTCGAGATGCGTTTATTTCCCTGAGTGCAGCTTCAGTAGCAGAGCTTCCAGCTGGGAGCACTGTTGGTACTGCTTCACTGAGAAGAAAGTCACAAATACTCCACAAATACCCATCTCTTAAT GTGCTTGAAAATTTTCGTGGCAATGTTCAGACACGATTGAAAAAGTTAAATGAGGGTGTAGTTCAAGCAACGCTATTGGCGTTAGCTGGGCTTAAACGCTTAAATATGACGGAGAATGTGACTTCGATTCTTTCAATTGATGAAATGCTTCCAGCTGTTGCTCAAGGGGCAATTGGAATTGCCTGTAGAAGCAATGACAGTAAAATG GCCAATTTCATAGCCTCTTTGAACCATGAGGAAACAAGACTAGCAGTTGCCTGTGAGAGGGCCTTCCTTGAGACCTTGGATGGATCTTGCCGCACTCCTATTGCTGGATATGCTTCCAAAGATGAAGATGGTAACTGCATATTTAAAGGGTTGGTAGCTTCCCCAGATGGAACCCGCG TGCTTGAAACTTCAAGAAAAGGCCTATATGCGGTTGAAGATATGATTATGATGGGAAAGGATGCTGGCAAGGAGCTTCTTTCACGGGCTGGTCCTGgcttttttaattgttaa
- the LOC133870710 gene encoding porphobilinogen deaminase, chloroplastic isoform X3 codes for MATHSELAEEGAIQIVIIKTTGDKILSQPLADIGGKGLFTKEIDEALINGEIDIAVHSMKDVPTYLPEKTILPCNLQREDVRDAFISLSAASVAELPAGSTVGTASLRRKSQILHKYPSLNVLENFRGNVQTRLKKLNEGVVQATLLALAGLKRLNMTENVTSILSIDEMLPAVAQGAIGIACRSNDSKMANFIASLNHEETRLAVACERAFLETLDGSCRTPIAGYASKDEDGNCIFKGLVASPDGTRVLETSRKGLYAVEDMIMMGKDAGKELLSRAGPGFFNC; via the exons ATGGCAACACATTCAGAGCTAGCTGAAGAGGGGGCTATACAGATcgtaataataaaaacaacagGTGATAAAATACTAAGTCAGCCACTTGCAGACATAGGTGGGAAGGGCTTGTTCACTAAGGAAATAGATGAGGCACTCATAAATGGTGAAATTGACATTGCCGTCCACTCAATGAAAGATGTTCCAACTTACTTACCAGAGAAGACAATTTTACCATGTAACCTTCAGCGTGAGGATGTTCGAGATGCGTTTATTTCCCTGAGTGCAGCTTCAGTAGCAGAGCTTCCAGCTGGGAGCACTGTTGGTACTGCTTCACTGAGAAGAAAGTCACAAATACTCCACAAATACCCATCTCTTAAT GTGCTTGAAAATTTTCGTGGCAATGTTCAGACACGATTGAAAAAGTTAAATGAGGGTGTAGTTCAAGCAACGCTATTGGCGTTAGCTGGGCTTAAACGCTTAAATATGACGGAGAATGTGACTTCGATTCTTTCAATTGATGAAATGCTTCCAGCTGTTGCTCAAGGGGCAATTGGAATTGCCTGTAGAAGCAATGACAGTAAAATG GCCAATTTCATAGCCTCTTTGAACCATGAGGAAACAAGACTAGCAGTTGCCTGTGAGAGGGCCTTCCTTGAGACCTTGGATGGATCTTGCCGCACTCCTATTGCTGGATATGCTTCCAAAGATGAAGATGGTAACTGCATATTTAAAGGGTTGGTAGCTTCCCCAGATGGAACCCGCG TGCTTGAAACTTCAAGAAAAGGCCTATATGCGGTTGAAGATATGATTATGATGGGAAAGGATGCTGGCAAGGAGCTTCTTTCACGGGCTGGTCCTGgcttttttaattgttaa
- the LOC133870710 gene encoding porphobilinogen deaminase, chloroplastic isoform X2, with product MMCILIFEEKDSPLALAQAYETRDKLMATHSELAEEGAIQIVIIKTTGDKILSQPLADIGGKGLFTKEIDEALINGEIDIAVHSMKDVPTYLPEKTILPCNLQREDVRDAFISLSAASVAELPAGSTVGTASLRRKSQILHKYPSLNVLENFRGNVQTRLKKLNEGVVQATLLALAGLKRLNMTENVTSILSIDEMLPAVAQGAIGIACRSNDSKMANFIASLNHEETRLAVACERAFLETLDGSCRTPIAGYASKDEDGNCIFKGLVASPDGTRVLETSRKGLYAVEDMIMMGKDAGKELLSRAGPGFFNC from the exons ATGATGTGTATTCTCATCTTTGAAGAAAAG GACAGCCCACTAGCTCTAGCTCAGGCTTATGAGACTAGAGATAAACTCATGGCAACACATTCAGAGCTAGCTGAAGAGGGGGCTATACAGATcgtaataataaaaacaacagGTGATAAAATACTAAGTCAGCCACTTGCAGACATAGGTGGGAAGGGCTTGTTCACTAAGGAAATAGATGAGGCACTCATAAATGGTGAAATTGACATTGCCGTCCACTCAATGAAAGATGTTCCAACTTACTTACCAGAGAAGACAATTTTACCATGTAACCTTCAGCGTGAGGATGTTCGAGATGCGTTTATTTCCCTGAGTGCAGCTTCAGTAGCAGAGCTTCCAGCTGGGAGCACTGTTGGTACTGCTTCACTGAGAAGAAAGTCACAAATACTCCACAAATACCCATCTCTTAAT GTGCTTGAAAATTTTCGTGGCAATGTTCAGACACGATTGAAAAAGTTAAATGAGGGTGTAGTTCAAGCAACGCTATTGGCGTTAGCTGGGCTTAAACGCTTAAATATGACGGAGAATGTGACTTCGATTCTTTCAATTGATGAAATGCTTCCAGCTGTTGCTCAAGGGGCAATTGGAATTGCCTGTAGAAGCAATGACAGTAAAATG GCCAATTTCATAGCCTCTTTGAACCATGAGGAAACAAGACTAGCAGTTGCCTGTGAGAGGGCCTTCCTTGAGACCTTGGATGGATCTTGCCGCACTCCTATTGCTGGATATGCTTCCAAAGATGAAGATGGTAACTGCATATTTAAAGGGTTGGTAGCTTCCCCAGATGGAACCCGCG TGCTTGAAACTTCAAGAAAAGGCCTATATGCGGTTGAAGATATGATTATGATGGGAAAGGATGCTGGCAAGGAGCTTCTTTCACGGGCTGGTCCTGgcttttttaattgttaa
- the LOC133870729 gene encoding nicotinamidase 2-like, translating into MASYNKYEIRKRNPDPKTSALLVIDMQNYFSSMAQPILPNVLSTIHLCRRASIPVIFTRHSHKSPDDYGMLGEWWNGDLVIDGTVEAELMSELDRRPDDVVVEKTVYSAFANTGLEKLLRERGLEEVIVTGVMTNLCCETTAREAFVRGFRVFFSADATATSDEELHEATLKNLAYGFAYLVDCKRIQEGLFGNQ; encoded by the coding sequence ATGGCCTCATACAACAAATATGAGATCAGAAAGAGAAATCCAGACCCCAAAACCTCAGCCCTATTGGTCATCGACATGCAGAACTACTTCTCCTCCATGGCTCAACCAATCCTCCCCAATGTCCTCTCCACCATCCACCTCTGCCGACGCGCCTCCATCCCCGTTATATTCACGCGCCACTCCCACAAGTCCCCCGACGACTACGGCATGCTTGGGGAGTGGTGGAATGGCGACCTCGTCATAGACGGGACCGTCGAGGCCGAGCTCATGTCCGAGCTCGACCGGAGGCCCGATGACGTGGTCGTGGAGAAGACCGTGTACAGCGCGTTCGCGAACACGGGCCTGGAGAAGCTCTTGCGGGAGAGGGGCCTGGAGGAGGTGATCGTGACGGGGGTCATGACGAACTTGTGCTGCGAAACGACGGCGCGTGAGGCGTTCGTGagggggtttagggttttcttCTCCGCCGACGCGACTGCGACGTCGGATGAGGAGCTGCACGAAGCCACGTTGAAGAACTTGGCCTATGGGTTCGCTTACTTGGTTGACTGCAAGAGGATTCAGGAGGGGCTTTTTGGGAATCAATGA